Genomic DNA from Hordeum vulgare subsp. vulgare chromosome 2H, MorexV3_pseudomolecules_assembly, whole genome shotgun sequence:
ATTCATTCGGATCGAACGCTAGTCTCAATCCACTCCGCTCCCTCTTTCTTTAATCCTCCAACTCCCGACCTCTAGAGATCATGTCcatcactagcaaccactttggcGGCTAGGACATGTTCCTTTCTGATGGTGCCGACAACGAGTATGAGTTGGCCATCCGTATTGCGCTGCAATGCTTGGGGGTGGACACTGGCGGCAGCTCCGACTCTAGTACGACGTCGCCCGCGGTCACAATGCCGACGACGGAAATGGACCTTCCCGCCTCGTAGGTGGATCTTCGTGGGCAACTTAATTGGTGCACCCGTCCATCGGCCTCCTCTCTCTTCGGCAGATGCCCCGTAAGGGCATCAATGTATTCTAGTGCCCACTTCGTCAGCGTCGCGGATGCGCACGTCGGAATCAGAGGGCAAGGGAGAGGGCAACCGCATCAGACGTGATCCCGCAGTCCCCCCACCGTTGTTGCGtgatgccggtggtgcccgacgaGGAGGAGAAACTCGTCGAGTGGGTGTACTGTCGGTCACTTATGGCAACGGAGACAAACGTCCAATGACTACGGAGGATCAACGCCAAAGCACTCCGGCTCGACATTGAGGAATCAGAATAGTAGGCGGCAAGGATGATGAAGCTCAAGCGGAAGCAGGGCCGTATCGTCCACGGCTTGAAGGGCTACATCGTCATCTCATCTTCCTCTGACAACCCACCCTCTGTCATGGACGCAGTCGACGAGTGGAAGGGCAAAGGGCCGGCGAGGAAGTGGTGAAGCTCAACCCTCTCTTCGTTTCTATAATCTAGCTCGTACTACTAAATGTAGTTAGAATTTACCGAATGGTTGAATTGTGGCAAACTTTTGGTGATGTTTATATATGAATTATGTTTGTTTGCTATCAGTTGATATGTGTGTAATTCATTTGTTTGATGATCTAAATAATACGACTTTACATTGCATGATTTTGTATAGATATAGGGTGTTGGACGGTGTTGGGACTGCTCGTCACTGTCTGCGGATGCATCCGAGCACGTCACGGGTGTAAAGAGTGCCGGATTTGGCACTCcttgttgtagatgctctaacactAGTGCCCTATAATTTGAGAATCACATAAAACATGCCAATTCAATGAAGACATCGGCAGGGGTCTCGACAGGGGTGGAACCGACAAATTGAAGAGGTTGGACGACAAAAATTGAGCAGGACATAGCGACGGTGATGCAAGCTTGGCGACGGTTGTGGAGGTCGTGGTGGGGCTCCGGGCGGCCCCGTGAGGGCCACCAGAATTGGCCGGCACAAAGGTGGTGCGAGGTAGTGCGGCGGTGGTGAAAGTTCATCCAACAATGGTTGGGTTCCCACCACATCGTTTTTGTTCTTTGGACATTGACTAGTGGTTATGTATATTTGCAACGCTTTGTAGCAATTTTTCTAAGCATGATGTAATTCTTTTTTAGACCATTTAGGCCTACTTTGGCAACACCGTTTATTCAAAACCATGGTATTCTAAAACCTCAGTATTTCATTCATGGGCAATGAATACTTCAATTTCTAAAATCTTTGTTTTTCTCAGTTTTGGTAAAACTACGAAGGTGTTTGGCAAGTGGTAGTCTTCTCTTAGTTTCTTTGGTTCTTACGAATTGTTAGAGTATTGCATGAATACTCAGCTACACTCACGGATCAGCTTGTGTTAGTGCTTTTTGCGGATTGTTACACAATCCGTTCGTCAAAAGACCACCAATGGATCTTCAAAAGACCGCTATAGTTCACATAATGCACATAAACGATAGAATTTTTTTAACTACATctaaaaatatgaaaataaattgAAGAATGCGGGTCTTCACCACTTTCTGCCATCCCTTTCATCTTTCGGTTGCGAGCGCAGCTATAGGCGGCGATGACGAGTGGTGGAGGCTCATCCGAGTCGTCGGACGATGTGTCGTGGTCgtcgaaggaggagaagtagaggaTGACGAGCCCCTTGAACCGTAGAACGGCCGGTCTCGAGCCGCATCCGTCGCTTTCTACTTGGCCTCTCACTCGGACTACTTGATGACAAGCCGAAGCGCCTTGTCGACCTTTTGGCGGAGCTGCCAAGCGTCCGTCTTGGCGTCGTAAGTGACCCGCGATAGACCTAAGCGAGGAGCCGCTCGTCCTCATCGGTCTTCACCGAAAAACATGAGGCGGCGGTGGAAATGTTTCTCCACCGCCTTCTTCTCCCTTGTCCGATGCCTCTCGCGGCGGGCGGCACATGCCTCTGGTCCTTGCGTGCGCGTCCGAGATGGTTGGGTGGGCACAAGCACCCACCGCTACCCCACGCGAGGGAGCAGTAGCAGGCAGGGCGAGGGTAGGACATGGGGGAGGATCGGACTGCGCATCCCATGGGGAGCTGCGTGTGGGCCGAGCGGGCCCAATACGAGCGTCCTCGCTGCACATGTGAGGGAGAGGCGAGACGAGAATCCAAAACTAGCCCCTGTGTCCACCTTGGACCTCTCGAGGGCAATGAGGAGGGCCAGCTCCTCGTCGGCACAAAGGTCGAAGTTGAAGCGATTGTCGGAGCTCGACATGGTCGTAGGAGTCATCGAACTAGATTAAATCAAAGAAATccgaagagtagaagaagagacGGAGCGAGAGTGGAGTGAGGTAGGGATATTTTAGAGGACGGAATGGGGTCAGGGTGGGCCAACTGACGCGACGAACTCGACGGGCGCGTTCGGACCGCTCCATTCCACCCTAGATTTAGGCTGGATATGCACGACATTGGATAGACCGGACATTTAAGGCCCGTTTGAGACATGTTTCTTCCTCGCATTTTCGTGATCGGTCATGAACCGGACCGTCGATCCGGATATTTGAGACGAGTTTGAAGCTCACGACTATAAATCTCTTACGTTGTGCATGCGTCTCTCCCGAATAGATCGATCGGCTAGCTAGTATTGATTTCTGTATCACATACATTGATGACGAGAAGAAGATGAATTCAGTGAGACGAACGAACGTATTTCTCGGTTTCTAAAAAGGAGGTGGAAACCAATTTTTTATGTATCACAGAAAGACCACAGTTTTAGAGATACTATGATTTCTTAAACTACAGTATGTTTTTTGAAAACCAATCTATAGTGATGCTGTTGGAGCCTTTGGGTCTGTTTGATTGGAGGCTCAGTTTGTCATGCCGAAAATGAGATGTTCCCCACACCTGTGTGGTGGGAAAGTAACGCctcattttttctttttacaGCAGATGCCCCTACGTGATGTGACAAGCCAAACGTTCATGTTGAACTAGGAAGTCGTGGCCAGCTGCGGCTGGCAACCAAACACCTTTGACGTTGTAAATTACGGCTGGCAACCAACCAGCCTCTTCGTTTTTCCACAAACAACACAACCGGTAGTTTTTTGGGCACGACTATGACTTTATagagtagtactccctccgttcctaaatataaggcttTCTAGAGTTTtccctagaagactacatacggaacaaaatgaatgaatctacactctaaaatatgtatatatacatccgtatgtagttttttagtgaaacctcttaaaaaacttatatttagaaatggagagaGTACTAATTAAAAACAGATCATTGTCTTCGGCCAAAGAATGCCATTCACTTTGTTACTACGCGCGTAGTGAAAACTACCCTTCCTATCTCGGGGCCGCGACTTGGAAAGTGATACGCCACCTGCTGCCCTTGTCCGTGCTATATATACACAAACCTATCAAACAAGAAACAACAGTACATAGTACGTACGCCCAAGACGCGTGTCCATGCAGATGCAGTGGGCGCGTCACGCTGACACGACACGACAATTTCGTACAGCCTTGCCGCGCCACCCACCAATGCCCATTTTTCGGCCTCCGTTTTGATACCCCGATCGATCCGTTCGCACGTAAACAACACAGAGAGTATAGAAAAAAGGTTAAAAATCACTCACGACGAGCAATGTGTCTGACAAAAACTTTCATACAGACAGCGCCGCAGCCACGCATAACCACAACGTCGCCAGCGCGGGCCACGCTACCCCCCGCCGGTGCGTCCCGCcgaggtcgagcctggggatgCCGGCGTCGTCGTCTGCGCCGCCGGCCGGCCCCAGAGCGGCGCCCGGGCTCGCCAGCGGGGTGCCGGCTCCGGCGGGGGCTCCCTGCGGCGTGGAGCCGGCTGGCGAGGTGACGTGCACGTGCAGCTTCATGCCGCCGAGGCAGTGCATCTGGTGGCCGCAGATGAAGTACCGGTCGCCGCCCGCCGTCAGGGGCACCGTCGTGTTGCCGTCGCTGCTAGAGAGCAGCGCGTTAGCGGCGCTGCACTTCTTGTACCCCGCCTCGTCCACCTCGTCCAGGGTGTGGGTCTTGGAGTACGTGAACACTGCAGATCGATCACAAGTGGTTAATTAAGCATAGGCTGCAGGCCGTTGGTTCTATGTAAGCGAACGAGCGAATCAGAGGACGGACGGCGCCGCCGCGATCCATTCGTACGTACCTAGGACGTCGCCGACGTTGAATATCTTGGCGGCGGCCCACGACCGGAGGTCGGCGCTGATGTCCCAGCCGGCGCTGTTCCCGACGGTGTACGACGCCGCCTTCGCCTCCCAGGCGACGCCGTGGAGGAGCAGGACGCACAGCGCGAGAGCGACGCGAGCTTGGGCCATGGATGGACGATGGTATATGCTGCTGCAGAGAGAGGAAATTAACTTTGCTTGGATCGTCAAAAGCTTGgagatatatatgtgtgtgtgttccCTGAGCGCCGGTTCTTGTTGAGGATTGGATAACCTAATCTCTGGAGCGCGTGGGTGCAAAATAATTCAAGCCGTGTTGCGCCATGCAAGTCTTGTAAGGCGACCGGCGGCGAGGCGTTGAGCAGGTTGATTCAGCCAGCGACACACGCGGGCTGGCGACTGAAAAGGTTGTAAAATGGGAAGGTGCAACGGTCTTCTCCCGCTTTCGTGCGTTTGTTCTGATTTGAATATGTGATCGCGGGGGAGGAATGAGGCGTGTTTGGTGAGGTTGGTGATGCAACTTTCTCTTGTGTCGTTGGTACTAGGTATCGGCGGTTAAGCTGTTCCTGCTGCTCCAGGCTCGTGCCGGGCCATCTCCGGCATTTTGTGGTTTTATAATGCCCTTTCTTTATTATTGGCTAGCTACTTCTTCCGCCCTTCTTGGACAGGATATAATTTATGAAGGTCTCGGGGTTTTCAACACCGATAAATTTGCTGGATCTTTACGGCTAAGGCTGTTATGATACAAATGAAAGGAGGCTGACAAATTATAGGTTGGATCGAACAACACTTGCATCAGAAAAGTCCTGGATTTCTTTTTAGGACTCTTCGTGGCTCTTTGGTGCAAGCCCATGGATGTTGTCCCACTTATCTTCGAAGCCTTCAAAAGAAAGAGTTGGAAGTTACGGGAAGCTCTATGCGGGAACGCTTGTATGCCCCACATCAAGCATGACACGGTTGTCTCCGCCACCCATCTCCGGAAGCTTTTCTCGCTTTGGACTCTTCTGCAAGACGTTCATCTTGGCGACCAAGTTGCGGACGACATTGTATGGAAACATGCGGCAGATAGTATATACTCGGCGGCCACCACATATAAGACACAATTCCTTGGTCTGACACACTCGCCCATTCACTCTATGGTATGAAAAGTTTGGGCTCCCTCAAAGGTCAAATTGTTTGCTTGGCTGGCCTTGCAAGACCGGATTTGGGCTGCAAATCGGTTGGAGCGTCGTGGTTGAAAAGATTGTGGGCCTTGCCCCCTCCGCAAAAGGGAGCAAGAAAGGGGCATCCAATTGTTTGTCAACTACTCCTTCTTCATTAGGCTCTAGCGATTGGTTATGGACAAGTTTGGTCTTGCGCACATTGACACATCCATTTGTCACCTTCACCAATCATGACTCCCTTATGCGTTGGTGGGATAGAAAATCGACATGTGAAACCCTGATAGACAAGCGATGGCCTCCCTCATCATGCTCGTCTCGTGGACTCTTTGGAATGAGAGAAACACACGGGTGTATCGACACAAGAGTACGCCGTGTTAGACTGTATATATACGTAGACCCTTGTATACGTCTGTAATTGTATTGTACCCTTTGGTACTCCTATATAATGAGATAGCGACATCCCGTTTAGGGTGTCGAGCAGTTTCCcaaactctatgttttacatggtaCTAGTTTAGGGTTTCGATGTCTTCCGCTGCCCTTGTCGCCGCCGCCGTCTCGACCCCTGCTACTGCCGACGCCGCGTCGTCCCAAGTGCTCTCCCCCTCGTCGCCCTTCATGGCCTCGCGCCTGCTGGCTACGGCCTGGCGGCAGCCGCCCGCGAGTTCCCTGATTGGGTTGAGCGGGACGGGCGCCTTGCCTCCACCGATCGCATCTGGCGGGTCTTCCTCGACCGTTGTCTCTGGGCCGCCGGGGTTCCGCGGTCCTCCACCCCTGTATGGCGTGTCTCCCCCGTCGCcctattgtgacagcccgatgccgatgttccagaagattcccatattttccgttttcgtcgtgtttttatttttatttgtcgcatcatcattgcatcatgcgcatcatcagcattgcatcgacacctcgttgccgctagttttcaaaagttgcatccgttattagttgccggttctcgtcgttgcccgttctgagcccgaccacactcgcacgcgcccgcgacatcgtcaaaccctatttttaaaagtgtgtataaaactttctccgattgggttGGAACGTGGCGTGCAGTCTTAATatattataggtaggccgcttgtcaaatctcgtcgcaatcggagtccgtctagtacccgaacggtcgaccgtagcgacatcgtattcggtctaccgtcggacgtttatcggtgttttaaaatcgcaTTGCCGCGCCGCACTGTTTCCCTCTCTtcgccggctagcctactctacagggTCACTTAGCCGACCCGGCGTTCGAgttcgttcgattccgatcgcgtggGCAGAAACagggccggattcggataaccctagccccgtgtctataaatagacaacctcCCCTTCCTAATCTAACCGTAACCCTAGTCCACATCGGGATCCGCACCCCACCAACCCCAGCCAACCACTCCCACCTCCTGTCTCCTCTCACTAGCAGCCGCCGGCCCGCGGAGCCCGATTGGAGCCCGCCCGAGCCCTTTCGGGCCCGGATCAGCCGATGCCAACAACTGCCCGTGCTCCCGCGCCCCTGGTGccgtgtgttgggtaacgtagcataaattcaaaattttcctatgcatattcagatcttcctaaggagagaccagcaacgagagaggggtaagagcatcttcatacctttaacgatcgctaagcggaatcgttgctagaacgcggttgatggagtcgtactcgcagcgattccgatctagtgccgaactatggcacctccgcgttcaacacacgttcagcccggtgacgtctcccgcaccttgatccagcaaggaggagggggaggttggggaagaactccagcaacacgacggcgtggtgtcgatggagagacgaggtctcccggcagggcttcgccaagcaccgacagagaggaggaggaagaagggcagggctgcgccgagagagagggaaaagtctatctcccaatggccaaaagtgcccggtatatataggggaagggaggggctgcgccaccttgagggtttccccctcgggggggggggggggcagccctagatgagggctggtgcggcggcaaagtgggggaggaggggtgtggcgcacccctggtgggccttaggcccacctagcttagggtttgccccccgtttctctcccctgcgcattgggctgagtggggaggcgcaccagcccacctaggggctggttccctcccccacttggcccatcttacctcccggggtcgttgccccccttcggtggacccccggggccacctccggtggtcccggtggtcccggtacgttatcggtgatgcccgaaacacttccggtgtccgaaaccatccgtcctatatatcaatctttacctccaggccattccggagctcctcgtgacgtgtgagatctcatccgggactccgaacaactttcgataacctcgtataacaattccctataaccctagcgtcaccgaaccttaagtgtgtagaccctacgggttcgggagacaggcagacatgaccgagacatctctctggccaataactatcagcgggatctggatacccatggtggctcccacttgctccacgatgatctcatcggatgaaccacgatgtcaaggatttaatcaatcccgtatacaattccctttgtctgtcggtatagaacttgcccaagattcgatcgtcggtataccaataccttgttcaatctcgttaccggtaagtctctttactcgttccgtagcacgtcatcgtgtgactaactccttagtcacattgagctcgtgatgatgttctaccgagtgggcctagagatacctctccgtcacacggagtgacaaatcccgatctcgattcgtaccaaccaacagacactttcggaggtacccgtagtgcacctttatagtcacgcagttacgttgtgacgtttgatacacccaaagcactcctacggtatccgggagttgcacaatctcacggtcgaaggaaaagatacttgacattagaaaagctttagcatacgaacaatacgatctagtgttaagcttaggattgggtcttgtccatcacatcatgctcccaatgatgtgatcccgttatcaatgacatctaatgcccatgatcaggaaaccatgatcatctattgactaacgagctagccaactagaggcttgctagggacacattgtgatctatttgttcacacatgtattactgtttcctgttaatacaattatagcatgaacaatagacgattatcatgaaaaaggaaagatgataataaccattttattattgcctctagggcatatttccaacaccgcgcACCGGCCGCCTCCCGTCGTCGGACCCGCGCCTCCGGCAAGCTGCCGCCGTCGGCGACCACCAGGCCGGTACCCTGCGCCCCCATCCCTCCGTTCCTCATGCCCTAGTTCTCTCTACCCCTCCCTCTCGCCACTCTCAGCCCGCAGGAAGCCGCCGCCATGGAGATCCGCCGCCGCCTTGGATCCGCCGCCCCGTGCCCATTTGGTGCTGCCGTCGCATGGATTCGTTAAGGAAcgacttgtaacatcccaaattttggaatgttaataaaattattagattgattgtttgtttgtttgagtgatagaaacttgagtgaagtttgaaactttttaaaacttttgaatgagagggaataaaatgactttcccctttttcccatgaattcaaattcatccgtttaaaatcagtgagagaagataacatgacttcttcaactataaggaatttgaatcaaggtggcatttgaatttctttcggtatttgattcaaatttatttttggcacaagatttcaaccacaaattttttcctcacaatatacttgccaagcaagtaagagaggaggtaacatgacaccccccaaaaaaaGTCAGTAGAAAAAGAGTGCTAAATTTTTTAAAGAGAAAAGTTGAATTTTTAttggattttaaaaaaataaatttttataTAGTTTTTATTTTGTAAAAAAGAAAGTCCACATTGTGGGAAATATTTTcctgataattttgatatataatacttctatacttggagttatatttattttcctttttatgtttTACTCTCCTAttataataaaaaggaaacaaatcgttTTATTAGGAAAGCTATCGTGGGCCAGTTAGGAAACCGAATCAGGCCCAttatttccttcttcttcctctgatttCCTTCCTTCCCTATGCACGTTACCTTCCAGAAAAGCTTCCAGCCATGGCGCTAGGATCCTCTCTTCCCCGATTTTCGCGTACCTTCCTCCCCTTGCCCTCCCGAGACCGCTATAAGAACCCCAAccctctcctctctccattttccccaagaGCCGCCACTCTCCTCGCCTCTCGCCGCTGCCCACACCTCGCCGGAGAACCGGCCGGACCGAAGCTTCGAGGAGCTCCTGCCGCGCCCTCCAACACCCCAGGCGCCACCCTGACGCCATCAAGAGATCACTGTGGTTCCCCTCCATCGGCCGcacccctccgccacctcggtccaacaccggagccaccttcccgtcgtcttctccaactccggcgactaactccggtgagattcacgaaatcccgtattgcagttttttcagaaaattgcaatcttagaaaaatcatatctattagtatataactctaaattaggtgattctttttgcgttggatcacaaatgttaTGTAGTTTCTGAAGAtagataatttgtctatgtttggatttataaaattcgaattagatcagattttatttaaagcttgttttgcttataccggcagtttaaaaatagcttttaaattaattatttttgctaatgtttcctattgatcatatctttcagtagtttaagtttcaattgtttttaaatatttttacttggggtttttaccaaaacagattctgttttagttcttttaggattatggctatttctttttctataattgtgtttaaattatttccttttatatttaagaaagtttatattttgtttctgttagttaacagtaggttttcaacaaatttttatttttattcttatttgtttgcatggaatcaattctagttctatactaacttgcgaattgattgcattgctagtttgatttcctattttgaaaatacttataaaataatattgttttgtaaattttacttatgttatcttagttattttatattttgttttctgttattttttctattttagtattttattttgttgttaagtttcattagacaaaaactatttagtgtttgatgtagtagaagactccctagtcttatttgaagtttccttcgaattcttattcgctctctcctttgttttgattgctagaatgattgctagtatgagtgcttacgtgaatgatatggttgttatatagatttcatcggagagtgacgagtagtctatcaagttattcctcgagaacgaaaattcttcttcgtcaacatcgcaaggcaagtcatttgatcatgtatcacctatgttttatgcatcgtagttctaccatcctatgccaaattgcatgctgagtaggtacttggaaattattgttacatattgtagtatcatgtggtaggcacccaacaaccccgttacttggcccgggacgacaaatttcatattgctatgcttgagtagacgggattctggttgagagtttatcacgagtgatgcgagaataatgtaataaccaagaccggttaagtcaagacttttcaagacctcatgatgcaatgtaactctgggtgaaggacggttgatcggctccctggagaaaccagtggatgacccgagatgctggagacgtgccatgacatcttgcggaaagcttcaccgaggctcaaagagacggacggatattttcaagaccgaaggcttgttggggaacgtcgcatgggaaacaaaattttcctacgcgcacgaagacctatcatggtgatgtccatctacgagaggggatgagtgatctacgtacccttgtagatcgtacagcagaagcgttagagaacgcggttgatgtagtggaacatcctcatgtccctcgatcctccccgcgaacaatcccgcgatcagtcccacgatctagtaccgaacggacggcacctccgcgttcagcacacgtacagctcgacgatgatctcggccttcttgatccagcaagagagacggagaggtagaagagttttctggcagcgtgacggcgctccggaggttggtgatgaccttgtctcagcagggctccgcccgagctccgcagaaacgcgatcaagaggaaaaaccgtggaggtatgtggtcgggcagccgtggaaaagtcgtctcaaatcagccctaaaacctccgtatatataggtgggagggagggggccttgccttggggctcaaggagccccaagggggtcggacgagtccaagggggaggactctcccccc
This window encodes:
- the LOC123430605 gene encoding stellacyanin-like gives rise to the protein MAQARVALALCVLLLHGVAWEAKAASYTVGNSAGWDISADLRSWAAAKIFNVGDVLVFTYSKTHTLDEVDEAGYKKCSAANALLSSSDGNTTVPLTAGGDRYFICGHQMHCLGGMKLHVHVTSPAGSTPQGAPAGAGTPLASPGAALGPAGGADDDAGIPRLDLGGTHRRGVAWPALATLWLCVAAALSV